The Devosia sp. genome segment TCCCCAACCAGCTTGGAGCCGGAGGTCACTTCCCCGGCGCTCTGTTCGATCAGCGCCTTGACCTCGGAAGAGGCCTGCGCCGCCGACTGCGCCAGGCGCCGCACTTCCACCGCCACAACCGCAAAGCCCTTGCCCGCTTCCCCGGCGCGCGCCGCTTCCACCGACGCATTGAGCGCCAGAAGGTTGGTCTGGAAGGCGATGTCGTCGATCATGCCGATAATGTTGGAGATCTTGGACGAGGACGAGGTGATCCGCTCCATCGCCTGATTGGCCGCATCCATGACCTTGCCGCCATCCTCTGCGGTCCGGGTCACCTGGCTGGCATTGGCGCTGGCCTCGCGGGCCCGCTCCGCATTGCGCAGAACAGTGGATGCCAGCTGCTCCATGGCCGCAGACGTCTCCTCGATGGTCGCTGCCTGCCGCGTGGTGCGCTCGGACAGGTCATTGGCGCCCGACAGGATCTCGCCCGTCGCCACCTTGAGCGAACCAGAAGTGTGGCGCAGTTGCATGACCACTTCGCTCAGCTTGTCGGCCACCGCATTGGTATCGGCCTTGAGCTTGGCAAAGGCGCCTTCGTAGTCCCCGGTCATCCGTTGTGTCAGGTCGGTATTGGCCATGGCACCCAGCACCCCGCCAATCTCGTCGACACCGCGATTGAAGGTGGTGACAAGATTGTTGACGCCGCCGGCCAGGGCATTGAGTTCGGGATCGGGGAACTCGGCGGTGACCCGGCGGGAGAAGTCGCCGGCAACGGCGGCATCCACCACCTCGCCGAACGCACTCTGCAACTCGCTCATCATCCGCTTGCGGTTTTCCTGATCAGCCACGATCCGGGCCGCTTCCGCTTCCGTCATCTGGCTCACGCGCAGGCCGTTCTGCCGGAACACCTCCACCGCACGCGCCATGCCGCCAACTTCGTTGCCCAGCTCCGTATAGGGCACATCCGTCTCGTACTGACCCTCCGCAATCGCATCCATCGCACCTGCCAATTGTGGAATCGGACGGGTCAATAGGCGCGACACGACGAGGCCGATGGCCCCCATGACCAGCAGCAGCACGCCAGCCATGGCCGCAAGTCCAGGCAGAGCTTCGCGTGCGGCGGCATCGGCCAGCGACGCATCCTTGCCAACCCAGAAAGCACCCAGAAGCGTTCCATCCAGCTTGTATATCGGATGGGCGGCCGCGTTGAACGTCTTACCCTCAAGCGCCATCTCGCCGAAATAGGCCTGACCGGCATTGAGCGCCACCGCCGGCGCATCGGCCGGATCAAGCACGAAGTCGATCACCCGTTTGCCGTCGTCGGTTTCAAAACTCGTGGACTTGGCGATGAACCGGCCCTCGGCATCGAGGCTGAACACAATGGTTTCGCCGCCCGTAACCCGGGTTACCGAGTCGACCGCGCCGGTATCGTAGAAGTTCGGAATGGAATAGGTCGTGAAGCTGACAATGCTGCCATCGTCCTCGTTCCAGGTCAGAACCGATCCGGACAGGCGCTTTTCATAAACTGTAGCCGCCGTCTTGAGATCGGCGTCCTGCTGGGCGATGGCCTGACCCACGGCCTGTCCCCGCAGGCTGAAATAGGTGCTTACGCTATAGGCTATGACGGTTACGCCAATACTGGCCAGCATCAATACCGCAATGGCGGCCGTCAGCCGCACATGTCGCAAGCCTGCAAAGATAGTCATCATTCCCCCCAACTCCGGCCCTGTGGCTGCTCGATCCTCTGCCACGATATACCGGAGCGCTTAACGCAAGCTTGCTCTTGTATGGTAGTTGTCTGGGTACGAAAAAAGGGGCGCCGTCAGGCGCCCCATGTTTCTGCTCAGAACTCGTCCCAGTCCGGAGCGAGGGCGGCATTGCCTCGGCTTTGCAGACTGGGTCCGGCGGCCCGCAGCTTTTCCTGCTGTGCCTGCACGCCCTGACCGGCCGGGGCCGCACTTGTCGCTTCCACCCGGAACACATCCACGATGCGGTCCAGTTCGATCGCCTGTGCCTCGGTCTGCTCGATGGCCGCATTGGTCTCTTCAACCAGCGCCGCATTGTGCTGGGTCATCTCGTCCATGGTCCGAACCGCCGCCGAGACCTCCTCGATCGCCGAGGCCTGCTCGCGGCTGTCATTGGCAATGGCTTCCATCGAGGCGGTATTTTCGCGGATCGAGGCCAGCATCGAGCCGAGCTTGCCGGCCGCTTCCCCAACCAGCTTGGAGCCGGAGGTCACTTCCCCGGCGCTCTGTTCGATCAGCGCCTTGACCTCGGAAGAGGCCTGCGCCGCCGACTGCGCCAGGCGCCGCACTTCCACCGCCACAACCGCAAAGCCCTTGCCCGCTTCCCCGGCGCGCGCCGCTTCCACCGACGCATTGAGCGCCAGAAGGTTGGTCTGGAAGGCGATGTCGTCGATCATGCCGATAATGTTGGAGATCTTGGACGAGGACGAGGTGATCCGCTCCATCGCCTGATTGGCCGCATCCATGACCTTGCCGCCATCCTCTGCGGTCCGGGTCACCTGGCTGGCATTGGCGCTGGCCTCGCGGGCCCGCTCCGCATTGCGCAGAACAGTGGATGCCAGCTGCTCCATGGCCGCAGACGTCTCCTCGATGGTCGCTGCCTGCCGCGTGGTGCGCTCGGACAGGTCATTGGCGCCCGACAGGATCTCGCCCGTCGCCACCTTGAGCGAACCAGAAGTGTGGCGCAGTTGCATGACCACTTCGCTCAGCTTGTCGGCCACCGCATTGGTATCGGCCTTGAGCTTGGCAAAGGCGCCTTCGTAGTCCCCGGTCATCCGTTGTGTCAGGTCGGTATTGGCCATGGCACCCAGCACCCCGCCAATCTCGTCGACACCGCGATTGAAGGTGGTGACAAGATTGTTGACGCCGCCGGCCAGGGCATTGAGTTCGGGATCGGGGAACTCGGCGGTGACCCGGCGGGAGAAGTCGCCGGCAACGGCGGCATCCACCACCTCGCCGAACGCACTCTGCAACTCGCTCATCATCCGCTTGCGGTTTTCCTGATCAGCCACGATCCGGGCCGCTTCCGCTTCCGTCATCTGGCTCACGCGCAACCCGTTCTGCCGGAACACCTCCACCGCACGCGCCATGCCGCCAACTTCGTTGCCCAGCTCCGTATAGGGCACATCCGTCTCGTACTGACCCTCCGCAATCGCATCCATCGCACCTGCCAATTGTGGAATTGGACGGGTGATGACGCGAGAGGCGATGAAGCCGATAATGCCCATGGCGGCAGTGACAGCAAGTCCGGCAATGGCGATCAAGCCCAGCACGCTGTTGGCTGCAGCTTCGACCTGGCTCATCGGCGTCCCGACGAATATGGCGCCCATGATCTCGCCGCTCATCTTCTCGATGGGCTGCAGGGCGGCGTAGTAAGCAACACCCTTGATGTCGATGGGGCCCAGATAAGGTTCACCGGCCATGACGGTCTCGAAGGCCGCGCTGTCGGGCCCGAGGACCAGGTCGGACATCCGCGTGCCATCCTCGGCCAGAAGGCTGGTGGTCTTGACCAGCATGGTGCCGCTGGCGCTGTCGATCACATAGATCGATGCATCCTGCTTGGTCACGCGTGTAACGGAGTCGATGATCTCGGTGTCGTAGAAGGGCGGAATGGCCCA includes the following:
- a CDS encoding methyl-accepting chemotaxis protein — its product is MKTLARMLGNVRMTTTILVLVLGTIIGSIAIVSATIYLNLHARAMADSNTQQATNVGVAATILERRISGSVLKWGEGGSIEAFQSWAIPPFYDTEIIDSVTRVTKQDASIYVIDSASGTMLVKTTSLLAEDGTRMSDLVLGPDSAAFETVMAGEPYLGPIDIKGVAYYAALQPIEKMSGEIMGAIFVGTPMSQVEAAANSVLGLIAIAGLAVTAAMGIIGFIASRVITRPIPQLAGAMDAIAEGQYETDVPYTELGNEVGGMARAVEVFRQNGLRVSQMTEAEAARIVADQENRKRMMSELQSAFGEVVDAAVAGDFSRRVTAEFPDPELNALAGGVNNLVTTFNRGVDEIGGVLGAMANTDLTQRMTGDYEGAFAKLKADTNAVADKLSEVVMQLRHTSGSLKVATGEILSGANDLSERTTRQAATIEETSAAMEQLASTVLRNAERAREASANASQVTRTAEDGGKVMDAANQAMERITSSSSKISNIIGMIDDIAFQTNLLALNASVEAARAGEAGKGFAVVAVEVRRLAQSAAQASSEVKALIEQSAGEVTSGSKLVGEAAGKLGSMLASIRENTASMEAIANDSREQASAIEEVSAAVRTMDEMTQHNAALVEETNAAIEQTEAQAIELDRIVDVFRVEATSAAPAGQGVQAQQEKLRAAGPSLQSRGNAALAPDWDEF
- a CDS encoding methyl-accepting chemotaxis protein, with the translated sequence MTIFAGLRHVRLTAAIAVLMLASIGVTVIAYSVSTYFSLRGQAVGQAIAQQDADLKTAATVYEKRLSGSVLTWNEDDGSIVSFTTYSIPNFYDTGAVDSVTRVTGGETIVFSLDAEGRFIAKSTSFETDDGKRVIDFVLDPADAPAVALNAGQAYFGEMALEGKTFNAAAHPIYKLDGTLLGAFWVGKDASLADAAAREALPGLAAMAGVLLLVMGAIGLVVSRLLTRPIPQLAGAMDAIAEGQYETDVPYTELGNEVGGMARAVEVFRQNGLRVSQMTEAEAARIVADQENRKRMMSELQSAFGEVVDAAVAGDFSRRVTAEFPDPELNALAGGVNNLVTTFNRGVDEIGGVLGAMANTDLTQRMTGDYEGAFAKLKADTNAVADKLSEVVMQLRHTSGSLKVATGEILSGANDLSERTTRQAATIEETSAAMEQLASTVLRNAERAREASANASQVTRTAEDGGKVMDAANQAMERITSSSSKISNIIGMIDDIAFQTNLLALNASVEAARAGEAGKGFAVVAVEVRRLAQSAAQASSEVKALIEQSAGEVTSGSKLVGEAAGKLGSMLASIRENTASMEAIANDSREQASAIEEVSAAVRTMDEMTQHNAALVEETNAAIEQTEAQAIELDRIVDVFRVEATSAAPAGQGVQAQQEKLRAAGPSLQSRGNAALAPDWDEF